Sequence from the Microbacterium sp. 1.5R genome:
TGAAGGCACCGGGGGCCCACGCCGTAGAATCAACGCATGGCGATCGAGATTCCCCGTGACCTCCTGCCCGCTGACGGCCGCTTCGGCTGCGGTCCCTCGAAGGTGCGCACCGAGCAGCTCGATGCGCTGCTCGCCGCAGGTCCGACGTTGCTCGGCACCTCGCACCGACAGGCACCCGTCAAGAACCTGGTGGGCAGCGTCCGCGAGCAGCTCGCAGCACTCTTCCGCCTTCCCGAGGGATACGAGATCATCGTCGGCAACGGCGGCTCGACGGCGTTCTGGGACGCCGCCGCCTTCGGCCTGATCGAGCGCCGCAGCCAGAATCTGGTGTTCGGGGAGTTCGGCGGCAAGTTCGCCGCCGCCGCTGCCGCACCGTGGCTCGAGGCGCCGGATGTGCGCAAGTCCGAGCCGGGCTCGCGCACCGCCGCAGAGATCGTCGACGGCATCGACGTCTACGCCTGGCCGCACAACGAGACGTCGACCGGCGTCTCGGCACCCATTGAACGCGTGGTCGCCGACGGCGCTCTGACCGTCATCGACGCGACCAGCGCGGCCGGTGGCATCGACTTCGACGCCTCTCAGGCGGACGTCTACTACTTCGCGCCGCAGAAGAACCTCGGCTCCGACGGGGGCCTGTGGTTCGCCGCGGTGTCGCCCGCCGCCGTCGACCGCATCGAGCGCATCGCCGCTTCGGGTCGGTACATCCCGGAGTTCCTCAGCTTGAAGAACGCCGTCGACAACTCGCGACTCAACCAGACGCTGAACACTCCCGCGCTGACGACGCTGCACCTGCTCGACAGCCAGCTCAGCTGGATCCTGTCGAACGGCGGCCTCGCCTGGGCCGGCGCCCGCACGGCGGAGTCGTCCGGCATCCTCTACGACTGGGCGGCGGCTTCCACGGTGGCGACCCCGTTCGTCACGGACGCGGCGCACCGGTCACCGGTCGTCGTGACCATCGACTTCGACGACAGCATCGATGCGGCGGCGGTCGCCAAGACCCTGCGCGCCAACGGCATCGTCGACACCGAGCCGTACCGCAAGCTCGGTCGCAACCAGCTGCGCGTCGCGACCTTCGTCTCGATCGAACCGGACGACATCCGACAGCTCACCCGCTCTCTCGACTACGTCCTCGGGCAGCAGGGCGCCTGACACCCACCGACGAAGACGAAAGGGGCCGCGTGCGAACGCGGCCCCTTTTCTCATTCGTCCCGTGGACGGTCATTCCTCGTCGTCGGAGTCCTCGTCGTCGTCGGAGTCGTAATCGTCGTCGTCATCCTCGTCGTCGGAGTCGTCATCCTCGTCGGAGACGTCGTCCTCGTCGTCATCCGACTCGTCCTCGTCGTCGTCGTCCGCGTCGTCGTCGTCCGCGGCGGCGGAGTCGTCGAGCTCGTCGATGTCGACTCCGTCGAGGTCACCGGCGTGCAGCTCTCGCGGCTCCGCGGCCAGTTCGTCCTCATCGATGTCGTCATCGTCGTCGTCGTCGTCGAGTTCATCGTCGTCATCGTCGTCGAGGTCATCGCCGTCGAGATCGTCATCGGAGTCGTCGTCCTCGACCGATGCGGCATCCTCGTCGTCCGCGGCGGCCGCGGCCGCCTGCTCCGCGAGCTCCACCTGGTGGGCGCGGTACTCGGCGAGGCGTTCGGCCCACGGCACCCATTCGGGTGCGAGCAGGGCGCCGTCGCCCGGCAGCAGCTCGAGTTCGAGCACC
This genomic interval carries:
- the serC gene encoding phosphoserine transaminase produces the protein MAIEIPRDLLPADGRFGCGPSKVRTEQLDALLAAGPTLLGTSHRQAPVKNLVGSVREQLAALFRLPEGYEIIVGNGGSTAFWDAAAFGLIERRSQNLVFGEFGGKFAAAAAAPWLEAPDVRKSEPGSRTAAEIVDGIDVYAWPHNETSTGVSAPIERVVADGALTVIDATSAAGGIDFDASQADVYYFAPQKNLGSDGGLWFAAVSPAAVDRIERIAASGRYIPEFLSLKNAVDNSRLNQTLNTPALTTLHLLDSQLSWILSNGGLAWAGARTAESSGILYDWAAASTVATPFVTDAAHRSPVVVTIDFDDSIDAAAVAKTLRANGIVDTEPYRKLGRNQLRVATFVSIEPDDIRQLTRSLDYVLGQQGA
- a CDS encoding DUF3027 domain-containing protein produces the protein MTSKPEADQRLIDAHDLALAALHEITPASTVGPAADYLPEEDGSVSLRFENRLPGYPGWFWTVTVARVDDEEPTVLELELLPGDGALLAPEWVPWAERLAEYRAHQVELAEQAAAAAADDEDAASVEDDDSDDDLDGDDLDDDDDDELDDDDDDDDIDEDELAAEPRELHAGDLDGVDIDELDDSAAADDDDADDDDEDESDDDEDDVSDEDDDSDDEDDDDDYDSDDDEDSDDEE